One region of Oryza sativa Japonica Group chromosome 5, ASM3414082v1 genomic DNA includes:
- the LOC4339424 gene encoding disease resistance protein RGA2: MALTTFFREGFLMELLSAILGDFVSRSITFMIDRYPKQRPSVDENLQRLHHLLVRIRTVVEEAEQRHVTNHGMIRQLELLREQMFRGHCVLDAFRFRDEEEDETRSTNDLHQTVTSLERIIGDTKEFVVFLMSYPPVYRQPYSTHLYLDGCMFNRQMERENAISFLLQREPLAVAEEIVQVLPVVGPEFVGKSTLVEHICRDQRVREHFSLILYYSGDDLRYEKAETFSEICQTKHRNESNDAMDGRLLLIIELLGDVDERTLKKIHSSFRKQMTHEIKIMITSRSEKIIRLGAKQALRLNFLPFEAYWYFFKVLAFGATDPEQHPKLASMAMEIATVLRGCFLCAHIGGALLKANFNSKFWSRFVAFVREYRDEINSLMPCDCQDHPKFGWVIVRPKPENYFVLRDSYQKALVEDDGPKIKLVDLLSGRVRRRGKFEVLVWKSRIPPYYSYISNCVMY, from the exons ATGGCACTCACTACTTTCTTCAGAGAAGGGTTCTTGATGGAGCTCTTATCTGCAATTCTTGGCGATTTTGTCAGCAGATCAATAACCTTCATGATCGACAGGTACCCGAAGCAGCGGCCATCGGTCGATGAAAATCTTCAGAGGCTGCACCATCTCCTTGTGCGGATCCGCACCGTCGTCGAGGAAGCTGAGCAGCGGCATGTCACGAACCATGGGATGATCCGTCAGCTCGAGCTGCTCAGGGAGCAGATGTTCAGAGGCCACTGCGTTCTTGACGCCTTCAGATTcagagatgaggaggaggacgag ACAAGAAGCACGAACGATCTGCATCAGACTGTCACTAGCCTCGAGAGAATCATCGGTGACACCAAGGAATTCGTCGTGTTCTTGATGAGCTATCCTCCTGTGTATCGCCAGCCTTACAGCACGCATCTGTACCTGGATGGATGCATGTTCAACCGTCaaatggagagagaaaatgCCATCAGCTTCCTGCTGCAGAGAGAGCCTCTTGCAGTTGCAGAAGAAATTGTTCAGGTTTTGCCGGTTGTTGGCCCGGAATTCGTCGGGAAGAGCACTCTCGTTGAACATATCTGCCGTGATCAGAGAGTGCGTGAACACTTCTCTCTCATCTTGTATTACAGTGGAGATGATCTGAGATATGAGAAGGCAGAAACTTTCAGTGAAATTTGTCAAACCAAGCATCGAAATGAATCAAACGATGCCATGGATGGAAGATTGCTGCTTATCATTGAGCTCTTAGGAGATGTTGATGAAAGAACACTCAAGAAAATCCACTCTTCTTTCAGAAAGCAAATGACACATGAGATCAAAATCATGATCACAAGCCGATCAGAGAAGATCATCAGGTTGGGAGCCAAACAAGCTCTGAGGCTGAATTTCCTGCCATTCGAAGCCTACTGGTACTTCTTCAAGGTTCTTGCATTTGGAGCCACAGACCCAGAGCAGCATCCAAAGCTTGCATCCATGGCGATGGAGATCGCGACAGTGCTAAGAGGCTGCTTCTTGTGTGCACACATCGGAGGAGCTCTACTGAAAGCCAATTTCAACTCCAAATTCTGGAGCAGGTTTGTTGCGTTCGTCAGAGAGTACAGAGACGAAATTAACTCCCTTATGCCTTGTGATTGCCAGGATCATCCTAAGTTCGGTTGGGTAATTGTGAGACCTAAACCTGAAAATTACTTTGTACTGCGTGATAGCTACCAGAAGGCTCTTGTTGAAGATGATGGTCCAAAGATTAAGCTGGTTGATTTGCTGTCTGGACGCGTCAGGCGCCGAGGGAAATTCGAGGTTTTGGTGTGGAAATCTCGGATTCCTCCTTATTACAGCTACATATCAAATTGTGTTATGTACTAG
- the LOC107278434 gene encoding disease resistance protein RGA2, producing MSFLVGKYCNCNQATAEENLQRLRQLLMRISTIVEEAEGRHVRNQGMLQQLKILRDEMLKGCYILDNFRYRAIQDKAKDDEVSHSFALSRFNPAKRLRFPTSKPQQTVFSGGEVEDLQKMVHRLEILIADMKEFIEFLVQYRPMYRQPYSTHLFLDKCMFNRHMELEHAIEFLLQMEPPGSSNLGVLPIIGPRHIGKSTLVEHVCIDERVRNHFSLILFYSGNSMKDETPTTLRENFIVKHRGNAFHKRLLLVIELSRYADEEKWRLYSSELRMPHGTKIIITSRSENITSFGTTRPLRLRPLTCEAFWYFFKVRIFGSIDPKSM from the coding sequence ATGTCCTTCTTAGTTGGGAAGTACTGCAACTGCAATCAGGCAACTGCTGAGGAGAACCTACAGAGGCTACGGCAGCTGCTTATGAGGATCAGTACCATCGTCGAGGAGGCTGAAGGGCGGCACGTCAGAAACCAAGGGATGCTCCAGCAGCTCAAGATCCTTAGAGATGAGATGTTGAAAGGCTGCTACATTCTCGATAACTTCAGATACCGAGCTATTCAAGACAAGGCCAAAGATGACGAGGTGAGCCATTCATTTGCTTTGTCCAGATTCAATCCTGCTAAGCGTCTTCGTTTCCCAACTAGTAAACCTCAACAAACGGTATTCAGTGGTGGGGAGGTAGAAGATTTGCAGAAGATGGTTCATAGGCTAGAAATCCTCATAGCTGACATGAAGGAGTTCATTGAATTTCTTGTGCAGTACCGTCCTATGTATCGCCAACCTTACAGCACGCATTTGTTTTTGGACAAGTGTATGTTCAATCGACATATGGAACTTGAACATGCCATTGAGTTCTTGCTACAGATGGAACCACCCGGTAGTTCAAATCTTGGTGTCCTCCCAATCATCGGTCCAAGACATATCGGAAAGAGCACTCTTGTTGAACATGTCTGCATCGATGAGAGAGTCAGAAATCACTTCTCTCTGATTCTCTTTTACAGTGGAAATTCCATGAAGGATGAAACACCAACCACTCTGAGAGAGAATTTTATCGTTAAGCATCGGGGTAATGCTTTCCACAAAAGATTGCTACTTGTCATTGAACTCTCCAGGTATGCTGATGAGGAGAAATGGAGATTATACTCTTCAGAACTGCGCATGCCACATGGTACTAAAATCATAATCACAAGTCGATCTGAGAACATCACAAGTTTCGGGACCACGCGACCTCTTAGACTGAGACCATTGACATGTGAAGCATTCTGGTATTTCTTCAAGGTACGCATCTTCGGAAGTATAGATCCGAAGAGCATGTGA
- the LOC4339425 gene encoding serine O-acetyltransferase 5, with amino-acid sequence MLVVVARKSSSSARVAAHQTRSHRAAMPAGQPHAHEPDGGGASHRRPQSPPSLPAEVVPAFAPPESEDEESWVWSQIKAEARRDADAEPALASFLYATVLSHPSLPRSISFHLANKLCSSTLLSTLLYDLFLASFTAHPSLRAAVVADLLAARSRDPACVGFSQCLLNFKGFLAIQAHRVSHVLWAQQRRPLALALQSRVADVFAVDIHPAAVVGKGILLDHATGVVIGETAVVGDNVSILHHVTLGGTGKAVGDRHPKIGDGVLIGAGATILGNVKIGAGAKIGAGSVVLIDVPARNTAVGNPARLIGRKNGEVEKDEDMPGESMDHTSFIRQWSDYTI; translated from the coding sequence ATGCTAGTGGTAGTGGCCcgcaaatcctcctcctccgctcgcgtcgccgcccaccAAACCCGATCCCACCGCGCCGCGATGCCGGCCGGCCAGCCGCACGCGCACgagcccgacggcggcggcgcgagccaCCGCCGGCcccagtcgccgccgtcgctccccgCGGAGGTGGTCCCGGCGTTCGCGCCGCCGGAGTCGGAGGACGAGGAGTCCTGGGTCTGGTCCCAGATCAAGGCCGAGGCGCgccgcgacgccgacgccgagccggCGCTCGCGTCCTTCCTCTACGCCACCGTGCTCTCCCacccctccctcccgcgctccATCTCCTTCCACCTCGCCAACAAGCTCTGCTCCTCCACCCTCCTCTCCACGCTCCTCTACGACCTCTTCCTGGCTTCCTTCACCGCGCACCcctccctccgcgccgccgtcgtcgccgacctcctcgccgcccgctcCCGCGACCCGGCCTGCGTCGGCTTCTCCCAGTGCCTCCTCAACTTCAAGGGCTTCCTCGCCATCCAGGCGCACCGCGTGTCGCACGTCCTCTGGGCGCAGCAGCGACGCCCCCTTGCCCTCGCCCTCCAGTCCCGCgtcgccgacgtcttcgccgtCGACATCCACCCCGCGGCCGTCGTCGGCAAGGGCATCCTCCTCGACCACGCCACCGGCGTCGTCATCGGCGagaccgccgtcgtcggcgacaACGTCTCCATCCTCCACCACGTTACACTGGGTGGCACAGGCAAGGCTGTCGGTGACCGGCACCCCAAGATTGGGGATGGTGTTCTGATTGGCGCCGGGGCGACGATTCTTGGCAACGTCAAGATTGGAGCCGGGGCCAAGATTGGTGCCGGGTCAGTGGTGCTGATAGATGTGCCGGCGAGGAACACGGCGGTGGGGAATCCAGCCAGGTTGATTGGCAGGAAGAACGGTGAGGTTGAGAAGGATGAGGACATGCCCGGGGAATCCATGGATCACACATCCTTCATTCGACAGTGGTCGGACTACACCATTTGA
- the LOC4339426 gene encoding probable starch synthase 4, chloroplastic/amyloplastic isoform X1 produces MACLAAGAEAAPLLFRRRLAPSPVAARRRLLVSCRARRRGLRTAAELPRKSTSNDKHHNRVNMQRDEASVSSDKERQEKYGDENGISNLQLEDLIQMIQNTEKNIMLLNQARLQALEHVETVLKEKEDLQRKLKILETRLSETDARLKLSAEGQFGTEINDSLPVLELDDIKEENMLLKDDIQFLKTMLIEVAETENSIFTLEKERALLDASLRELESRFIDAQADMLKSDPRQYDAWWEKVENLGDLLETATNKVENAAMVLGRNHDLEDKVDKLEASLAEANISKFSCYFVDLLQEKIKSVEERFQVCNHEMHSQIELYENSIAEFHDILSKLVEETEKRSLEHSASSMPSELWSRISLLIDGWLLEKRISYNDANTLREMVRKRDSCLREAYLSCRGMKDREIVDNFLKITLPGTSSGLHIIHIAAEMAPVAKVGGLADVISGLGKALQKKGHLVEIILPKYDCMQNDQVNNLKVLDVVVQSYFEGNLFNNKIWTGTVEGLPVYFIEPQHPAKFFWRAQYYGEHDDFKRFAYFSRAALELLYQSQKKIDIIHCHDWQTAFVAPLYWEAYANLGFNSARICFTCHNFEYQGAAPAQDLACCGLDVQQLDREDRMRDNSHGRINVVKGAIVYSNIVTTVSPTYALEVRSEGGRGLQDSLKLHSRKFVGILNGIDTDTWNPSTDRHLKVQYNANDLQGKAANKAALRKQLNLSSTNASQPLVGCITRLVPQKGVHLIRHAIYKTAELGGQFVLLGSSPVPHIQREFEGIADHFQNNNNIRLLLKYDDSLSHWIYAASDMFIVPSMFEPCGLTQMIAMRYGSVPIVRKTGGLNDSVFDFDDETIPKELRNGFTFVHPDEKALSGAMERAFNYYNRKPEVWKQLVQKDMRIDFSWASSASQYEDIYQRAVARARAAA; encoded by the exons ATGGCGTGCTTGGCGGCGGGCGCCGAGGCGGCCCCTCTCCTCTTCCGGCGGCGGCTAGCGCCGTCCCcagtcgccgcgcgccgccgccttctcgtgtcgtgccgagctcgccgccgcggtctCAG GACTGCTGCAGAACTTCCTCGGAAGAGTACAAGTAATGATAAACACCATAATAGGGTGAATATGCAGAGAGATGAAGCATCTGTTTCCAGTGATAAAGAACGGCAAGAG AAATATGGAGATGAAAATGGTATATCAAACCTTCAATTGGAAGATTTGATACAAATGATACAAAACACTGAGAAGA ATATAATGCTTCTGAATCAAGCTCGTCTTCAAGCATTGGAACATGTTGAAACAGTTCttaaagaaaaagaagactTACAGAGGAAGTTGAAAATTTTGGAGACGAGATTGTCAGAAACAGATGCACGGCTTAAGCTTTCAGCTGAAGGGCAGTTCGGTACTGAGATTAATGACTCTCTACCAGTACTGGAATTAGATGATATAAAGGAAGAGAATATGCTACTGAAGGATGACATACAATTTCTGAAAACAATGCTTATTGAGGTTGCTGAGACAGAGAACAGTATATTCACATTAGAGAAGGAGCGTGCTCTTTTAGATGCTTCGCTTAGGGAGCTGGAGTCTAGATTTATAGATGCCCAAGCAGATATGTTGAAGTCTGATCCTAGGCAGTATGATGCATGGTGGGAGAAAGTAGAAAATTTGGGGGACTTGCTTGAGACTGCAACAAACAAAGTAGAGAATGCTGCTATGGTTCTGGGACGCAATCATGATTTGGAAGATAAGGTCGACAAACTAGAGGCATCGTTGGCTGAAGCAAATATATCAAAGTTCTCTTGTTATTTTGTTGATCTTTTGCAGGAAAAGATAAAATCAGTAGAAGAGCGCTTCCAAGTATGTAATCATGAAATGCATTCTCAAATTGAACTCTATGAGAATTCAATAGCGGAATTTCACGATATTCTTAGCAAGCTAGTGGAGGAAACTGAGAAACGATCACTAGAGCATTCAGCAAGTAGCATGCCTTCAGAATTGTGGAGTAGGATATCTCTTCTGATTGATGGTTGGTTGCTCGAGAAGAGAATATCCTACAATGATGCAAATACATTACGGGAAATGGTCAGGAAAAGGGATAGTTGTCTTCGGGAAGCATACTTGTCATGCAGAGGTATGAAAGATAGGGAAATTGTGGACAATTTTCTAAAGATCACATTGCCAGGGACTAG TTCTGGCTTGCACATCATCCACATAGCAGCAGAGATGGCTCCTGTTGCAAAG GTTGGTGGTTTGGCGGATGTGATATCTGGTCTTGGCAAGGCACTTCAGAAAAAGGGCCACCTAGTAGAGATTATTCTTCCAAAATATGACTGCATGCAGAATGACCAAGTTAATAACCTTAAG GTTTTAGATGTTGTTGTACAATCCTACTTTGAAGGAAATTTGTTCAACAACAAAATATGGACTGGGACTGTTGAAG GCCTTCCAGTCTATTTTATCGAGCCACAACATCCAGCAAAATTCTTTTGGAGGGCACAATACTATGGAGAACACGATGACTTTAAACGTTTTGCATACTTCAGCCGTGCAGCACTGGAATTACTTTACCAATCGCAGAAGAAAATTGACATCATCCATTGCCATGACTGGCAGACTGCATTTGTG GCACCTCTTTATTGGGAAGCATATGCAAATCTGGGCTTCAACTCAGCTAGAATTTGCTTCACCTGCCATAATTTTGAATATCAAGGAGCTGCTCCTGCTCAAGATTTAGCATGCTGTGGCCTTGATGTTCAGCAACTTGATAGGGAAGACAGGATGCGGGACAATTCACATGGCAGAATAAATGTTGTCAAG GGTGCAATTGTGTATTCCAACATTGTGACAACTGTATCACCAACATATGCACTAGAGGTGCGATCAGAG GGTGGACGTGGACTACAAGATTCACTCAAATTACATTCCAGGAAATTTGTTGGGATACTTAATGGAATCGACACAGACACATGGAATCCTTCAACAGATAGACATCTCAAGGTTCAATATAATGCTAATGATCTCCAGGGTAAGGCAGCAAACAAAGCAGCTCTCAGAAAGCAGCTAAACTTATCTTCTACAAATGCTTCTCAACCACTG GTTGGGTGTATTACAAGGCTAGTTCCTCAAAAGGGTGTACATCTCATCAGGCATGCAATATACAAAACAGCTGAGCTAGGAGGACAGTTTGTTCTTCTGGGCTCAAGTCCAGTACCACACATTCAA AGAGAGTTTGAGGGTATTGCAGACCATTTTCAGAACAATAACAATATCCGACTGCTTTTGAAGTATGATGATTCTTTATCCCATTGGATTTATGCAGCATCTGACATGTTCATTGTTCCATCCATGTTTGAGCCATGTGGCCTCACACAG ATGATTGCCATGAGATATGGTTCTGTGCCGATTGTTCGGAAAACCGGTGGATTGAATGACAG TGTCTTCGATTTCGACGACGAAACGATACCTAAGGAGCTGCGGAATGGCTTTACGTTTGTGCATCCTGATGAAAAG GCTCTAAGTGGTGCAATGGAGAGAGCGTTCAACTACTACAATAGAAAGCCTGAGGTCTGGAAACAGCTGGTGCAGAAGGACATGAGGATAGATTTCAGctgggcctcttcagcttcccagTACGAAGATATCTATCAAAGAGCAGTGGCTCGAGCGAGGGCAGCAGCATGA
- the LOC4339426 gene encoding probable starch synthase 4, chloroplastic/amyloplastic isoform X2, producing the protein MACLAAGAEAAPLLFRRRLAPSPVAARRRLLVSCRARRRGLRTAAELPRKSTSNDKHHNRVNMQRDEASVSSDKERQEKYGDENGISNLQLEDLIQMIQNTEKNIMLLNQARLQALEHVETVLKEKEDLQRKLKILETRLSETDARLKLSAEGQFGTEINDSLPVLELDDIKEENMLLKDDIQFLKTMLIEVAETENSIFTLEKERALLDASLRELESRFIDAQADMLKSDPRQYDAWWEKVENLGDLLETATNKVENAAMVLGRNHDLEDKVDKLEASLAEANISKFSCYFVDLLQEKIKSVEERFQVCNHEMHSQIELYENSIAEFHDILSKLVEETEKRSLEHSASSMPSELWSRISLLIDGWLLEKRISYNDANTLREMVRKRDSCLREAYLSCRGMKDREIVDNFLKITLPGTSSGLHIIHIAAEMAPVAKVGGLADVISGLGKALQKKGHLVEIILPKYDCMQNDQVNNLKVLDVVVQSYFEGNLFNNKIWTGTVEGLPVYFIEPQHPAKFFWRAQYYGEHDDFKRFAYFSRAALELLYQSQKKIDIIHCHDWQTAFVAPLYWEAYANLGFNSARICFTCHNFEYQGAAPAQDLACCGLDVQQLDREDRMRDNSHGRINVVKGAIVYSNIVTTVSPTYALEVRSEGGRGLQDSLKLHSRKFVGILNGIDTDTWNPSTDRHLKVQYNANDLQGKAANKAALRKQLNLSSTNASQPLREFEGIADHFQNNNNIRLLLKYDDSLSHWIYAASDMFIVPSMFEPCGLTQMIAMRYGSVPIVRKTGGLNDSVFDFDDETIPKELRNGFTFVHPDEKALSGAMERAFNYYNRKPEVWKQLVQKDMRIDFSWASSASQYEDIYQRAVARARAAA; encoded by the exons ATGGCGTGCTTGGCGGCGGGCGCCGAGGCGGCCCCTCTCCTCTTCCGGCGGCGGCTAGCGCCGTCCCcagtcgccgcgcgccgccgccttctcgtgtcgtgccgagctcgccgccgcggtctCAG GACTGCTGCAGAACTTCCTCGGAAGAGTACAAGTAATGATAAACACCATAATAGGGTGAATATGCAGAGAGATGAAGCATCTGTTTCCAGTGATAAAGAACGGCAAGAG AAATATGGAGATGAAAATGGTATATCAAACCTTCAATTGGAAGATTTGATACAAATGATACAAAACACTGAGAAGA ATATAATGCTTCTGAATCAAGCTCGTCTTCAAGCATTGGAACATGTTGAAACAGTTCttaaagaaaaagaagactTACAGAGGAAGTTGAAAATTTTGGAGACGAGATTGTCAGAAACAGATGCACGGCTTAAGCTTTCAGCTGAAGGGCAGTTCGGTACTGAGATTAATGACTCTCTACCAGTACTGGAATTAGATGATATAAAGGAAGAGAATATGCTACTGAAGGATGACATACAATTTCTGAAAACAATGCTTATTGAGGTTGCTGAGACAGAGAACAGTATATTCACATTAGAGAAGGAGCGTGCTCTTTTAGATGCTTCGCTTAGGGAGCTGGAGTCTAGATTTATAGATGCCCAAGCAGATATGTTGAAGTCTGATCCTAGGCAGTATGATGCATGGTGGGAGAAAGTAGAAAATTTGGGGGACTTGCTTGAGACTGCAACAAACAAAGTAGAGAATGCTGCTATGGTTCTGGGACGCAATCATGATTTGGAAGATAAGGTCGACAAACTAGAGGCATCGTTGGCTGAAGCAAATATATCAAAGTTCTCTTGTTATTTTGTTGATCTTTTGCAGGAAAAGATAAAATCAGTAGAAGAGCGCTTCCAAGTATGTAATCATGAAATGCATTCTCAAATTGAACTCTATGAGAATTCAATAGCGGAATTTCACGATATTCTTAGCAAGCTAGTGGAGGAAACTGAGAAACGATCACTAGAGCATTCAGCAAGTAGCATGCCTTCAGAATTGTGGAGTAGGATATCTCTTCTGATTGATGGTTGGTTGCTCGAGAAGAGAATATCCTACAATGATGCAAATACATTACGGGAAATGGTCAGGAAAAGGGATAGTTGTCTTCGGGAAGCATACTTGTCATGCAGAGGTATGAAAGATAGGGAAATTGTGGACAATTTTCTAAAGATCACATTGCCAGGGACTAG TTCTGGCTTGCACATCATCCACATAGCAGCAGAGATGGCTCCTGTTGCAAAG GTTGGTGGTTTGGCGGATGTGATATCTGGTCTTGGCAAGGCACTTCAGAAAAAGGGCCACCTAGTAGAGATTATTCTTCCAAAATATGACTGCATGCAGAATGACCAAGTTAATAACCTTAAG GTTTTAGATGTTGTTGTACAATCCTACTTTGAAGGAAATTTGTTCAACAACAAAATATGGACTGGGACTGTTGAAG GCCTTCCAGTCTATTTTATCGAGCCACAACATCCAGCAAAATTCTTTTGGAGGGCACAATACTATGGAGAACACGATGACTTTAAACGTTTTGCATACTTCAGCCGTGCAGCACTGGAATTACTTTACCAATCGCAGAAGAAAATTGACATCATCCATTGCCATGACTGGCAGACTGCATTTGTG GCACCTCTTTATTGGGAAGCATATGCAAATCTGGGCTTCAACTCAGCTAGAATTTGCTTCACCTGCCATAATTTTGAATATCAAGGAGCTGCTCCTGCTCAAGATTTAGCATGCTGTGGCCTTGATGTTCAGCAACTTGATAGGGAAGACAGGATGCGGGACAATTCACATGGCAGAATAAATGTTGTCAAG GGTGCAATTGTGTATTCCAACATTGTGACAACTGTATCACCAACATATGCACTAGAGGTGCGATCAGAG GGTGGACGTGGACTACAAGATTCACTCAAATTACATTCCAGGAAATTTGTTGGGATACTTAATGGAATCGACACAGACACATGGAATCCTTCAACAGATAGACATCTCAAGGTTCAATATAATGCTAATGATCTCCAGGGTAAGGCAGCAAACAAAGCAGCTCTCAGAAAGCAGCTAAACTTATCTTCTACAAATGCTTCTCAACCACTG AGAGAGTTTGAGGGTATTGCAGACCATTTTCAGAACAATAACAATATCCGACTGCTTTTGAAGTATGATGATTCTTTATCCCATTGGATTTATGCAGCATCTGACATGTTCATTGTTCCATCCATGTTTGAGCCATGTGGCCTCACACAG ATGATTGCCATGAGATATGGTTCTGTGCCGATTGTTCGGAAAACCGGTGGATTGAATGACAG TGTCTTCGATTTCGACGACGAAACGATACCTAAGGAGCTGCGGAATGGCTTTACGTTTGTGCATCCTGATGAAAAG GCTCTAAGTGGTGCAATGGAGAGAGCGTTCAACTACTACAATAGAAAGCCTGAGGTCTGGAAACAGCTGGTGCAGAAGGACATGAGGATAGATTTCAGctgggcctcttcagcttcccagTACGAAGATATCTATCAAAGAGCAGTGGCTCGAGCGAGGGCAGCAGCATGA
- the LOC4339427 gene encoding uncharacterized protein, with translation MALLPRAARLAALSAPRAYSSATAAAAGAGGSASPAPYGGAPPPAANSKAAEFVISKVDDLMNWARRGSIWPMTFGLACCAVEMMHTGASRYDFDRFGVIFRPSPRQSDCMIVAGTLTNKMAPALRKVYDQMPEPRWVISMGSCANGGGYYHYSYSVVRGCDRIVPVDIYVPGCPPTAEALLYGVLQLQKKINRRRDFLHWWNK, from the exons ATGgcgctcctcccccgcgcggcgcggctggcggccctctccgcgccgcgcgcctactcgtccgccacggcggcggcggcgggcgcgggtgGCTCCGCGTCGCCCGCGCCATAcggcggggcgccgccgccggccgcgaaCTCCAAGGCGGCGGAGTTCGTGATCTCCAAGGTGGACGACCTGATGAACTGGGCGCGCCGGGGCTCGATCTGGCCCATGACGTTCGGGCTCGCCTGCTGCGCCGTGGAGATGATGCACACGGGCGCCTCCCGCTACGACTTCGACCGGTTCGGCGTCATCTTCCGCCCCTCCCCGCGCCAGTCCGACTGCATGATCGTCGCCGGCACGCTCACCAACAAGATGGCCCCCGCGCTCCGCAA GGTTTACGATCAGATGCCAGAACCTCGATGGGTTATTTCAATGGGCAGCTGTGCCAACGGTGGTGGATACTACCACTACTCCTACTCCGTTGTGCGCGGATGCGACAGGATTGTTCCCGTGGACATCTACGTCCCTGGATGCCCTCCAACTGCTGAAGCTCTACTGTATGGCGTCCTGCAGTTGCAGAAGAAGATCAACAGGCGCAGGGATTTCCTTCACTGGTGGAACAAGTGA
- the LOC4339428 gene encoding uncharacterized protein has product MAALASKLAQMQAKACDAARFAAKHGCAYHRALMEKNQKYVADPPTIERCQELSKQLFYTRLASLPGRYEAFWKEADQVKNLWRNRKDLNVEHAGVAALFGIELYAWFCVGEIVGRGFTFTGYHV; this is encoded by the exons ATGGCGGCGCTGGCGTCGAAGCTGGCACAGATGCAGGCGAAGGCGTGCGACGCGGCGAGGTTCGCGGCGAAGCACGGGTGCGCGTACCACAGGGCGCTCATGGAGAAGAACCAGAAGTACGTCGCCGACCCGCCCACCATCGAGAGGTGCCAGGAGCTCTCCAAGCAGCTCTTCTACACCCGCCTCGCCAG CCTTCCTGGTCGCTATGAGGCATTCTGGAAGGAAGCGGATCAAGTGAAGAACTTGTGGAGAAACAGAAAGGATCTGAACGTTGAGCATGCTGGCGTTGCTGCACTTTTTGGCATTGAGTTGTACGCGTGGTTCTGCGTTGGTGAGATCGTTGGTAGAGGATTTACTTTCACTGGCTACCATGTCTGA